Proteins encoded within one genomic window of Leucoraja erinacea ecotype New England chromosome 24, Leri_hhj_1, whole genome shotgun sequence:
- the LOC129708734 gene encoding LOW QUALITY PROTEIN: hemicentin-1-like (The sequence of the model RefSeq protein was modified relative to this genomic sequence to represent the inferred CDS: inserted 2 bases in 1 codon) produces the protein MYPLSHAEHAAYYPITGGSEEESVPDLFTXILNLASLKHHFKMWHFSLRRIPFLLCASLIAVFVAGTGAAAANVTGARGHSVSLPAGITAAPDVDSIEWSRTSPNTKIAKCSAETIEYYTINYTGRVTLHCGNFSLEIRDLRRDDAGDYQVDVITRSGGETRARVRLEVYEPVEGTQIKAQNITGICNLTCSVTSGDPTSFRWWRGQEPLGNDSTHHVSQHGETVEVHHTAGVGDVEYRCEARNLVSEGTAQILLTDNCKQATFEPVTGTQIKIQNITGICKLTCSVTSGDPTSFRWWRGGEPLGNGTIHRPRRHGETIEVHHTAGVGDVEYKCEASNLVSEGTAQIWLTDDCKQATSGRRRSWNQIIIIISVVAACVAVCIIFLVCFIVRRRTGGGQNALVTGGPSNMETIYAQPQPSQRHPANRQPREENEMQAQNKERLEIPATIYDTVKSPVMPVPGPARRGGHRNPRESMIQEYETVNYSGIPHFASIKGRGRAHGKSHPL, from the exons ATGTATCCTCTGTCACATGCAGAACATGCTGCCTATTACCCTATCACAGGCGGGTCTGAGGAGGAGTCAGTTCCTGATCTTTTCAC TATTTTAAATCTCGCATCGCTGAAACATCACTTCAAGATGTGGCACTTTTCTTTGAGGAGGATCCCCTTCCTACTCTGTGCATCCCTCATCGCCGTCTTTGTAG CTGGGACTGGGGCCGCCGCTGCCAACGTGACCGGAGCTCGGGGACACTCGGTCTCCTTACCTGCTGGGATCACAGCTGCACCGGATGTTGACAGCATTGAGTGGAGCCGGACATCACCCAACACCAAGATAGCCAAGTGCTCGGCTGAGACTATTGAATACTATACCATCAACTACACGGGACGGGTAACTCTTCACTGCGGGAACTTCAGTCTGGAAATCCGTGATTTACGGAGAGATGACGCTGGTGATTACCAGGTGGATGTTATTACACGTTCAGGAGGTGAAACTCGGGCAAGAGTTCGACTGGAGGTGTACG AGCCCGTGGAAGGAACACAGATTAAGGCTCAGAACATCACCGGGATCTGCAACCTGACCTGCTCCGTTACCTCAGGCGACCCCACCAGCTTCAGGTGGTGGAGGGGACAAGAACCTCTGGGAAATGACAGCACCCACCACGTCTCGCAACATGGAGAGACGGTAGAGGTTCATCACACAGCAGGGGTCGGGGACGTTGAGTACAGATGTGAGGCCAGGAACCTGGTCAGTGAGGGCACGGCACAGATCCTGCTGACAGACAACTGCAAACAGGCCACATTTG AGCCCGTGACAGGAACACAGATTAAGATTCAGAACATCACCGGGATTTGCAAGCTGACCTGCTCCGTGACCTCTGGCGACCCCACCAGCTTcaggtggtggaggggaggagaaccTCTGGGAAACGGCACCATCCATCGCCCCCGGCGACACGGAGAGACGATAGAGGTTCATCACACAGCAGGGGTCGGGGACGTTGAGTACAAGTGTGAGGCCAGCAACCTGGTCAGTGAGGGCACGGCCCAGATCTGGCTGACGGACGACTGCAAACAGGCCACATCGG GACGAAGGAGATCATGGaatcaaattattattattatttcggtTGTTGCAGCTTGTGTAGCTGTTTGCATCATTTTTCTGGTCTGCTTCATCGTAAGGAGGAGAACAGGAGGAGGTCAAAACGCTCTAGTCACTGGAG GCCCATCAAACATGGAGACTATCTATGCACAACCCCAGCCATCACAGAGACATCCAGCCAACAGACAGCCTCGGGAGGAGAACGAGATG CAGGCTCAGAACAAGGAGAGGCTGGAGATTCCTGCCACCATATATGACACAGTGAAATCTCCTGTGATGCCAGTTCCTGGACCAGCCAGACGAGGAGGGCACAGAAACCCCAGGGAGAGCATGATCCAAGAGTATGAAACAGTGAATTATTCTGGGATCCCACACTTTGCCTCAATCAAGGGTAGAGGACGAGCCCATGGAAAATCCCACCCTTTATAG